Proteins encoded in a region of the Deltaproteobacteria bacterium genome:
- a CDS encoding MoaD/ThiS family protein has protein sequence MHIEVKLFATLRKNLPPGSSGSKAQMTLDTGATLQSLVDRLKIPAELAQMVLVNGEQTREFDRQLQDGDTVSIFPPVAGG, from the coding sequence ATGCACATCGAAGTCAAACTCTTCGCCACCCTGCGCAAGAACCTTCCTCCGGGATCATCAGGCAGCAAAGCACAGATGACGCTGGACACCGGGGCCACGCTTCAGAGCCTCGTCGACCGGCTCAAAATTCCTGCGGAGCTGGCCCAGATGGTGCTCGTCAACGGCGAGCAGACCCGCGAGTTCGACCGCCAGCTTCAGGACGGCGACACAGTCAGTATTTTCCCGCCGGTGGCGGGGGGGTAG
- a CDS encoding NAD(P)/FAD-dependent oxidoreductase → MPRHVIIGGGPAGMAAIEAIRALDQASSITVVSDEPAYSRMVLPYYLAREIPEAQVMIGDQAYFSRQKVDAALGVRVQKVDTQARTLALSDGSTLPFDTLLIATGSSAQRPPIPGVDLDGVHTFWTLADAQQASAKAQDKPKAVLVGAGFIGFIVLNAMAKLGWELSVVEMADQVLPRMLDTQGASAVSGWLRARGVALHTSAEVKDISKGTDGRLHLSLSTGTSIEADLVILATGIQANTAFLAGSGITVNGGVIVDDRMQTNIPGIYAAGDVAAGPDLLSGTAAVHAIQPTAVDHGRIAGANMAGQETHYPGSLLINVLDVVKLHCASFGVWQEAGRKVTTISNPTRPLYRKYVWEGERLVGALFVGPIDDVTMLNDVGMAKGLIQTKTALGSWAQYIRAHPTDLRRAYIAKGVAAALVKQTLLSTPARDRDYRHNGLIPAAWRKEAHELLVNSRPAKYTELKPTPTPGIGKNL, encoded by the coding sequence ATGCCACGACACGTTATCATCGGTGGTGGACCGGCAGGCATGGCGGCCATCGAAGCCATTCGCGCACTCGACCAAGCGTCGTCAATCACTGTAGTCTCGGATGAACCGGCGTACTCGCGCATGGTGCTGCCTTACTATCTGGCGCGGGAGATTCCCGAAGCTCAGGTCATGATCGGCGACCAGGCATATTTTAGTCGTCAGAAAGTCGATGCCGCGCTCGGCGTTCGAGTGCAGAAAGTCGATACCCAAGCGCGGACGTTAGCGCTCAGTGACGGCAGCACGTTACCGTTCGATACGCTACTCATTGCCACCGGATCGTCGGCGCAGCGACCGCCCATCCCCGGTGTCGATCTCGATGGCGTCCATACCTTCTGGACCTTGGCGGACGCGCAGCAAGCCAGTGCCAAAGCCCAGGACAAACCCAAAGCCGTCCTCGTCGGTGCAGGGTTCATCGGCTTTATCGTCCTGAACGCCATGGCCAAACTCGGCTGGGAGCTGTCCGTCGTGGAGATGGCGGACCAGGTGCTGCCGCGTATGCTCGATACGCAAGGTGCCAGTGCGGTCTCTGGTTGGCTACGTGCTCGCGGCGTGGCGTTGCACACCAGCGCTGAGGTCAAAGACATCAGCAAAGGAACGGACGGCCGGCTGCATTTGTCGTTAAGCACCGGGACGAGTATCGAGGCCGATCTCGTCATCCTCGCCACCGGCATTCAAGCCAATACCGCGTTTCTGGCCGGGTCCGGCATCACGGTAAATGGTGGAGTGATCGTCGACGATCGTATGCAGACCAACATCCCTGGCATCTATGCGGCTGGCGATGTGGCGGCGGGGCCGGATCTCTTGAGCGGTACGGCGGCGGTGCACGCGATTCAACCCACGGCGGTCGATCATGGTCGCATTGCTGGCGCCAACATGGCGGGACAAGAGACCCACTATCCCGGCAGCCTGCTTATCAACGTGCTGGATGTCGTCAAGCTGCACTGCGCCAGCTTCGGCGTCTGGCAGGAGGCTGGACGAAAAGTCACCACGATTTCCAACCCCACCCGCCCGCTGTACCGCAAGTATGTGTGGGAAGGCGAGCGCCTGGTCGGCGCGCTGTTCGTCGGGCCGATCGACGATGTCACTATGCTCAACGACGTCGGCATGGCGAAAGGCTTGATCCAGACCAAGACCGCGCTCGGTTCGTGGGCACAGTACATCCGCGCCCATCCCACCGATTTACGCCGTGCTTATATCGCCAAGGGCGTGGCGGCTGCGCTCGTGAAGCAAACGCTTCTCAGTACTCCAGCACGCGACCGGGATTATCGCCACAACGGCCTCATACCCGCCGCCTGGAGGAAAGAGGCGCACGAGCTGCTCGTCAATTCCCGCCCGGCGAAATACACCGAACTCAAACCGACCCCGACGCCAGGGATTGGGAAGAATTTGTAA